One stretch of Marinobacterium iners DNA includes these proteins:
- a CDS encoding aromatic ring-hydroxylating oxygenase subunit alpha, which produces MGNIIKTLDVTDSLTGLKDVCDLENGRIAGKIFYDQEIYEQELEKVFARCWLFVAHESQIPKTGDYITTSMGEDEVIVIRQKSGGIKVFLNACPHRGNKVCFAESGSTRGFICNYHGWSFNVEGNLVGQHESGVYEDSNFDKSKWGLKEVAQVDSYKGLVFATFDANAPSLKEYLGPIAWYMDALFDNQEGGTEFVGGCIRSTYECNWKIAAENFVGDILHAGWTHDSAARAMLGGSVAKVSDFEESYSVNWNGHGYEFALDTVGNVAVLGESALNKYLHTIKPSVAERLGDFRSNMIGSVSSCTIFPNFSFLPGQNTVRIWQPRGPNKMELFTWVVVNKSAPEEVKEKWRKGAMMTFSPTGVFEMDDGENWEYCTKTAKGRVTAQQDLFVGLGMDTLLTDTPLPANVYEGQLNEANSRAFYQYWYDMLNSRSWNEVPNRNVGKQEAE; this is translated from the coding sequence ATGGGAAATATAATTAAAACACTCGATGTAACGGATTCGCTGACGGGGCTCAAGGATGTCTGTGACCTTGAGAACGGTCGCATTGCAGGCAAGATCTTCTACGATCAGGAGATCTATGAGCAGGAGCTGGAAAAGGTATTCGCACGTTGCTGGCTGTTTGTGGCGCACGAATCACAGATCCCGAAAACCGGTGACTACATCACTACCTCCATGGGTGAAGATGAAGTGATCGTGATTCGCCAGAAGAGCGGCGGCATCAAGGTATTTCTGAATGCCTGTCCGCACCGTGGCAACAAGGTCTGCTTTGCCGAGTCCGGCAGCACGCGTGGTTTTATTTGTAACTACCATGGCTGGTCCTTCAATGTCGAAGGCAACCTGGTTGGCCAGCATGAGTCTGGCGTTTACGAAGACAGCAATTTCGACAAGTCCAAGTGGGGTCTGAAAGAGGTTGCTCAGGTCGATTCCTACAAGGGTCTGGTCTTTGCCACCTTCGATGCCAATGCTCCGTCTCTGAAGGAGTACCTGGGTCCGATCGCCTGGTACATGGATGCCCTGTTCGACAATCAGGAGGGCGGTACCGAGTTTGTCGGTGGCTGCATCCGTTCTACCTATGAGTGCAACTGGAAAATTGCCGCTGAAAACTTTGTGGGCGACATTCTGCACGCAGGCTGGACACATGACTCCGCTGCCCGTGCGATGCTGGGTGGCTCCGTTGCCAAGGTCAGCGACTTCGAAGAGTCCTATTCCGTCAACTGGAATGGTCACGGATACGAATTTGCACTGGATACCGTGGGCAACGTGGCGGTACTGGGTGAAAGTGCCCTGAATAAGTACCTGCATACCATCAAGCCGTCCGTGGCCGAGCGCCTTGGCGACTTCCGCTCCAACATGATCGGTTCGGTTTCGTCCTGCACCATCTTCCCGAACTTCTCTTTCCTGCCGGGCCAGAACACCGTGCGTATATGGCAGCCGCGTGGGCCGAACAAGATGGAACTGTTTACCTGGGTCGTGGTGAACAAGAGTGCACCCGAAGAGGTGAAGGAAAAATGGCGCAAGGGTGCCATGATGACCTTTTCCCCGACCGGCGTATTCGAAATGGACGACGGCGAAAACTGGGAATACTGCACCAAGACCGCCAAGGGGCGTGTCACGGCTCAGCAGGACCTGTTTGTAGGTTTGGGCATGGATACTCTGCTGACCGATACTCCGCTGCCGGCTAACGTTTATGAAGGCCAGCTCAATGAGGCCAACTCCCGTGCTTTCTACCAGTACTGGTATGACATGCTGAATTCCCGCAGCTGGAACGAAGTTCCCAATCGCAACGTTGGCAAGCAGGAGGCTGAATAA
- a CDS encoding 3-phenylpropionate/cinnamic acid dioxygenase subunit beta, whose protein sequence is MTALYDELRPVSVEQHYRVSHFLNYEYRLLDDERFDDWLGLMHEEVHYWMPGIENRRRENLLEHGFYAADHMAFFDDGLRDLGRRVARFKQPSAWAENPATRNVHQLTNIEVYYGENDGEYVVYSTFQSVRSRGLDEEYVIYGRRQDLIVENGEGFKIKKRLILIPNATLTCKNINTFL, encoded by the coding sequence ATGACTGCTCTGTATGATGAACTGCGTCCGGTTTCAGTAGAACAGCATTACCGCGTATCTCACTTTCTGAACTACGAATACCGTTTGCTGGATGACGAGCGCTTTGATGACTGGCTGGGATTGATGCACGAAGAGGTCCATTACTGGATGCCGGGCATCGAGAACCGTCGTCGTGAGAATCTGCTGGAGCATGGTTTTTACGCCGCAGACCACATGGCATTTTTTGATGACGGTTTGCGCGACCTTGGGCGCCGTGTTGCACGTTTCAAGCAACCTTCTGCCTGGGCGGAAAATCCGGCAACCCGTAATGTGCATCAGCTGACCAATATCGAAGTCTATTACGGTGAAAACGATGGTGAGTATGTCGTGTATTCCACCTTTCAGAGCGTGCGAAGCCGTGGTCTGGATGAAGAATATGTGATCTATGGTCGTCGTCAGGATCTGATCGTGGAGAACGGGGAGGGCTTCAAGATCAAGAAGCGTCTTATCCTGATCCCGAACGCGACGTTGACCTGCAAAAACATCAACACCTTCCTCTGA
- the hcaB gene encoding 3-(cis-5,6-dihydroxycyclohexa-1,3-dien-1-yl)propanoate dehydrogenase, whose protein sequence is MTVLDSKVALVSGGADGIGRAVVERYLAEGARVAVFDINADKLDALKRDFPKGLITVQGDVTRYEDNERAVAETVAAFGKLDIFVGNAALFDYFVPLRKIAPEKLADNFDSLFRVNVLGYLNGVRAAQEELSKSGGNIILTVSNSGFYPGGGGILYVTSKHAVVGMIKQLAYEMAPNVRVNGVSPGATDTEMKSVDGISGRAQPLNHIQGFHENAANAVPLKRMASPSDHAALYVVLASNEQSPMTTGCVIHSDGGWVAR, encoded by the coding sequence ATGACAGTACTGGATTCCAAGGTGGCCCTTGTATCAGGGGGTGCCGATGGCATCGGTCGGGCCGTGGTCGAGCGTTACCTGGCCGAAGGCGCCCGGGTAGCGGTGTTCGATATCAATGCCGACAAGCTGGATGCGCTCAAACGTGACTTCCCCAAGGGGCTGATCACGGTGCAGGGCGATGTGACCCGGTACGAAGATAACGAACGCGCGGTGGCCGAAACGGTCGCCGCGTTCGGCAAACTTGATATCTTCGTGGGTAATGCGGCGCTGTTCGACTACTTCGTACCGCTGCGCAAAATCGCACCTGAAAAACTCGCCGACAATTTCGATAGCCTGTTTCGCGTCAACGTATTGGGGTATTTGAACGGGGTGCGTGCGGCACAGGAAGAGTTGAGCAAAAGCGGCGGAAATATCATTTTGACCGTGTCCAACTCCGGCTTTTACCCCGGTGGCGGCGGCATTTTGTACGTCACGTCCAAACATGCGGTCGTAGGCATGATTAAACAGCTCGCCTATGAGATGGCACCTAATGTACGCGTTAACGGAGTGTCTCCCGGTGCAACCGATACCGAGATGAAGTCGGTGGACGGCATTTCGGGGCGTGCTCAGCCACTCAATCATATTCAGGGATTCCATGAAAATGCGGCCAATGCCGTGCCGCTCAAGCGGATGGCCTCTCCCTCGGATCATGCCGCGCTTTATGTTGTGCTGGCCTCTAATGAACAGTCCCCGATGACGACCGGCTGTGTCATTCACAGTGACGGCGGTTGGGTTGCACGCTGA
- a CDS encoding NAD(P)H-dependent flavin oxidoreductase, translated as MNLFNELRLPLVVAPMFLVSSPDLIIASARSGVIGALPAANARTVETLDEWMVQIHAALHASRQPWLLNMIVHSSYDRFDAELDLVRRYQPAIVSTALGSPARVTDAVKAYGGKVFADVITPAMAKKSIAAGVDGLILVCSGAGGHTGQYNPLAFINEVRTFWDGPLGVAGCISRGADVLAMQAAGADFVVSGTRFIAAQESFANDDYRAMLVASGLEDIVETKSVSGVNATWMKASLEQAGIDPEQAGPGKAIDFSGNISTANKAWKDVWSAGQGVGAIRAVASAGKIVDELHEEYVMALENMKRLSERYL; from the coding sequence ATGAACCTGTTTAATGAATTGCGTTTGCCACTGGTGGTAGCGCCAATGTTTTTGGTGTCTTCACCGGATTTGATTATCGCCAGCGCGCGCTCGGGTGTGATTGGAGCCTTGCCGGCGGCCAACGCACGTACAGTGGAAACACTGGATGAGTGGATGGTGCAGATTCACGCAGCCCTGCATGCCAGTCGGCAGCCCTGGCTGCTCAATATGATTGTGCACTCTTCTTACGATCGTTTTGATGCAGAGCTGGATCTGGTGCGTCGTTATCAACCCGCTATCGTATCGACTGCCTTGGGGTCACCTGCACGCGTGACCGATGCCGTAAAGGCGTATGGTGGCAAAGTGTTTGCTGATGTGATCACGCCGGCGATGGCGAAAAAGTCGATTGCAGCCGGTGTTGATGGCCTGATTCTGGTGTGCAGTGGAGCGGGTGGCCATACCGGGCAATACAATCCTCTTGCCTTTATCAATGAGGTACGCACTTTCTGGGATGGCCCCCTGGGCGTTGCGGGCTGTATCTCGCGAGGTGCGGATGTGCTGGCAATGCAGGCGGCCGGGGCTGATTTTGTTGTCTCCGGTACACGCTTTATCGCTGCGCAAGAGAGTTTTGCCAATGACGACTATCGCGCGATGCTGGTGGCTTCGGGTCTTGAGGATATTGTTGAGACCAAATCGGTCAGCGGCGTCAATGCAACCTGGATGAAAGCCAGTCTGGAACAGGCGGGAATTGATCCGGAACAGGCCGGCCCCGGTAAGGCGATCGATTTTTCCGGCAACATTTCGACGGCCAACAAGGCGTGGAAAGATGTCTGGTCGGCAGGGCAAGGGGTCGGAGCGATTCGTGCCGTGGCATCAGCCGGCAAGATTGTTGATGAGTTGCATGAAGAATATGTGATGGCTCTGGAAAACATGAAGCGCCTGTCAGAGAGATATCTGTAA
- a CDS encoding feruloyl-CoA synthase → MGADVFSQLPSTEVAVETRTDGSFVVRSETELKTYDRCVGDWLEKWADERPGQVFIAERHGSTWDEVSYAEFRNRVRAVAQGLIDLGLPNSDKRPLVILSGNSVDHALIKMAAMHIGIAVTPVSVAYSLMSRSHDRLQAIVRQLNPCAIFADDAEHFSTSIEACRGDHAVIASRNIPENSGIHSLKEMLSKESTGEVDRLFAAIGPDTHAKYLLTSGSTGTPKVVVNTQRMMCSNQQMIAQYMPFLEKKAPRVLDWLPWSHIFGTNHNFNMVLRNGGSLYIDNGKPLPGLIGETIRNIRHVKPNLFFNVPKGYEVLLEHMRDDEALCQTFFSNLDMLFYAGAALSRPVWDELKHLCEATGNDVFFTTEWGGTETAPAITNVHWRLDKPGNIGVPLPGVEIKFVPNASKLEMRIRGPIVFREYLNAPDQTTQAFDEEGFYCIGDAGKLKDPENASAGILFDGRVSEDFKLSTGTWVCVASIRANVHKFFGDLVTDVVLTGHDRDYLGLLVIPGPRMRKLAEDCEGKMTGSELLQDPHVREELHTAMTLMAQVAKGSAQKVCRLVVLDTPAEIEKGEITDKGNLNQRKMLETRAADVERLYAAKPDELVLSII, encoded by the coding sequence ATGGGTGCAGATGTCTTTTCACAACTGCCAAGTACTGAAGTAGCAGTTGAAACACGTACTGACGGCTCATTTGTCGTCAGATCAGAAACAGAACTGAAAACCTATGATCGCTGTGTGGGTGACTGGCTGGAAAAGTGGGCCGACGAAAGGCCGGGTCAGGTATTCATAGCCGAACGTCATGGCAGTACTTGGGATGAAGTCAGCTATGCCGAATTTCGCAATCGTGTAAGAGCCGTGGCGCAGGGGCTGATCGATCTTGGTTTGCCCAATAGCGACAAGCGACCGTTGGTGATTCTGTCGGGTAACTCGGTTGATCATGCGTTGATCAAAATGGCCGCCATGCATATTGGTATTGCCGTAACTCCCGTGTCGGTCGCGTACTCTTTAATGTCACGTTCGCATGACCGTCTGCAGGCGATTGTCAGACAGCTCAACCCCTGTGCCATCTTTGCCGATGATGCTGAGCATTTCAGCACTTCCATTGAGGCGTGCAGAGGCGATCATGCCGTGATTGCCTCCAGAAACATTCCTGAAAACTCTGGCATTCACAGCCTCAAAGAGATGCTGTCAAAAGAAAGCACAGGGGAGGTTGACCGGCTGTTTGCTGCGATCGGCCCGGATACTCATGCAAAATATCTGTTGACGTCCGGCTCCACCGGCACCCCAAAGGTAGTGGTCAACACACAGCGCATGATGTGCTCCAACCAGCAGATGATTGCACAGTACATGCCGTTTCTTGAGAAGAAGGCGCCGCGTGTCCTCGACTGGCTCCCCTGGAGCCACATTTTTGGCACCAATCACAACTTCAATATGGTGCTTCGCAACGGCGGTTCGCTGTATATCGACAATGGCAAGCCGCTGCCCGGTTTGATCGGTGAAACCATTCGCAACATTCGCCATGTGAAGCCCAACCTGTTCTTCAATGTGCCCAAAGGATATGAAGTGCTGCTTGAGCACATGCGGGATGACGAAGCGCTGTGCCAGACCTTCTTTTCCAATCTGGATATGTTGTTCTATGCCGGCGCAGCCCTGTCCCGGCCGGTCTGGGATGAACTCAAGCACCTTTGCGAAGCCACTGGCAACGACGTTTTCTTTACCACTGAATGGGGTGGTACCGAGACGGCACCAGCGATCACTAACGTGCACTGGCGGCTCGACAAGCCCGGCAATATCGGTGTGCCACTGCCGGGGGTTGAAATCAAGTTTGTTCCCAATGCCTCCAAGCTGGAGATGCGCATCAGAGGACCGATCGTCTTCAGGGAGTACCTGAATGCACCGGATCAGACCACACAGGCCTTTGATGAGGAAGGCTTTTATTGCATCGGTGATGCAGGGAAGCTGAAGGATCCTGAAAACGCCTCTGCAGGGATTCTGTTTGATGGTCGCGTATCGGAAGACTTCAAACTCAGTACCGGGACCTGGGTGTGTGTTGCCAGTATTCGAGCCAACGTTCACAAGTTCTTTGGCGATCTGGTAACCGATGTGGTGCTGACCGGTCATGATCGAGATTACCTGGGACTGTTGGTAATACCCGGACCGCGCATGCGCAAGCTGGCCGAAGATTGCGAAGGCAAGATGACCGGCTCCGAACTGCTGCAGGACCCACATGTGCGTGAAGAGCTGCACACGGCCATGACGCTGATGGCACAGGTTGCCAAAGGCTCGGCACAAAAGGTGTGTCGCTTAGTGGTGTTGGATACGCCGGCCGAGATCGAAAAAGGTGAGATAACCGACAAGGGCAATTTGAACCAGAGAAAGATGCTTGAAACGCGTGCTGCGGATGTCGAGCGACTGTATGCGGCGAAGCCGGATGAGCTGGTTCTGAGCATTATTTGA
- a CDS encoding acetaldehyde dehydrogenase (acetylating): protein MSNKLKAVIIGPGNIGTDLLMKMQRSEWIEPVWMVGIDPESEGLKRAAEMGIKTCATGVDGILPHIIEDDIRVAFDATSAYVHAENSRKLNELGVIMVDLTPAAIGPFCIPPVNLTDHAKNLEMNVNMVTCGGQATIPMVAAVSRVQPVEYGEIIATVSSRSVGPGTRQNIDEFTRTTAGAVEKVGGAKEGKAIIIINPAEPPLMMRDTIHCLTESEPDQAAITESVHAMVKEVQKYVPGYTLVNGPVFDGNKVSCFMQVEGLGDFLPKYAGNLDIMTAAGLRTAEMFAEEAANGTITLPARG, encoded by the coding sequence ATGAGCAATAAACTCAAAGCGGTCATCATTGGCCCGGGTAACATCGGCACCGACCTGCTGATGAAAATGCAGCGTTCCGAGTGGATCGAGCCGGTCTGGATGGTGGGTATCGACCCCGAGTCCGAAGGTCTCAAGCGTGCCGCCGAAATGGGCATCAAGACCTGCGCCACTGGCGTGGACGGCATCCTGCCGCACATCATTGAAGACGATATCCGTGTCGCCTTCGACGCCACCTCCGCCTATGTCCATGCCGAGAACAGCCGCAAGCTGAATGAACTGGGCGTGATCATGGTCGATTTGACCCCCGCCGCCATCGGCCCGTTCTGCATCCCGCCGGTCAATCTGACCGACCATGCCAAGAACCTGGAGATGAACGTCAACATGGTCACCTGCGGTGGCCAGGCCACCATCCCGATGGTCGCTGCCGTCAGCCGCGTACAGCCGGTTGAATACGGCGAGATCATCGCCACCGTCTCCTCCCGTTCCGTAGGCCCGGGTACCCGTCAGAACATCGACGAATTCACCCGCACCACGGCCGGTGCCGTTGAAAAGGTCGGCGGTGCCAAAGAGGGCAAGGCGATCATCATCATCAACCCGGCCGAGCCACCGCTGATGATGCGTGACACCATCCACTGCCTCACCGAGAGCGAGCCGGATCAGGCCGCCATCACCGAGTCCGTCCACGCCATGGTGAAAGAGGTGCAGAAATACGTACCGGGTTACACCCTGGTCAACGGCCCCGTGTTTGATGGCAACAAGGTCTCCTGCTTCATGCAGGTGGAAGGGCTGGGCGACTTCCTGCCCAAGTACGCCGGCAACCTGGACATCATGACGGCTGCTGGTCTGCGCACCGCCGAGATGTTTGCTGAAGAAGCGGCCAACGGCACCATCACACTGCCGGCACGCGGCTAA